From Polaribacter haliotis:
AATATTTTGTTGTTTTCCGTTGTTGGAAAGTTCGTTAATATCAGTTTGAGAAAGTGAGAAAAAAGCAACTTCGGTTCCAGATACTAAAGCAGAACTTAAAAGTAATAAAAGAAGTGCAATTCCATTTAAAGTAGTAATGAAATCTATAGATGCTAATAGGAAATATATTTGTTGGGGATCTGGGTCCAATTTTAATTTTTTTATAAGTTAGAAGGGTAAATCGTCATTTTCTTCAGGAGCAACCGATTTATGTTCTGGCTGTGTAGAAGTAGTGTTTGTTGGTTGTTGAGCTGGATTTACAGGTTGCGAATTAGCAGGATTATCAGCATTTTTCTTAGTAGATAACATTGTCATTTCTAAAACCTGAACTTCGGTAGAATAACGCTTTACACCATCTTGTTCCCACTGTCTGTTTTTTAGCTTTCCTTCCACATAAATTTTATCTCCTTTAGATAAATATTTTTCACAAACTTTCGCCAAACCATTTCTTACCACAATATTATGCCAATCTGTATTTGTTACTTTTTCGCCAGTCTGTTTGCTGGTATAACTTTCGCTAGTTGCAATAGGAAAACGACCTACACAATTTTGATCATCAAAATAATGCATTTTCACGTCATCGCCTAAATTTCCAATCAAGATTACTTTGTTAATTGTACCTGCCATAGCTTTGTTATTTATATATCAAATGTACTAAATAATCATTAATTTTTAGGTTGAAATTCTTCCAAAAAATTGGAAATTAATATAGGAACAGGAAAATCTTGAATGCTTTCCCAAGAAATAGTGGCGTTTTCTAGGGATTTTGTCTCTACAATCCAAAATTGTGTATATAAATGTTGATGAGATAATTTGTGTACAATTTCCTTTTTATTAAACAAAGAAATTGTAGTTTCATTAGGAAATAAATCAGTAAAATATTGGTTTGAAATCAATTCGTTTTTATTGATAATTTGCTCAGTTTCAATCAATGGAAACTCATACAAACCTTGCCAAATTCCTTTTCCTTTTCTCTCAGATAAAATGGTTTTATTATTATTCGTTTTAATCACTAAAAAATTAAAATATCGTTTTCTAATCTTTATTTTCTTCTCTTTTACAGGTAATGCTTTAGTTAATTTTTTTTCGAAAGCGACACAACTATTAGCAAAAGGACATGAATCACACAAAGGATTTTGAGGTTTACAATGTAGTGCTCCAAAATCCATAATTGCTTGGTTGTAAGTTCCAGGTTGTTTTTTGTCTATTAAAGATTGCGCAATGGTTTTAAACTCTTTAATTCCTGCAGTTGAGTTGATTGCTGTAGAAATGCCAAAATAACGAGAAAGTACCCTGTAAACGTTTCCATCTACAACTGCAGTAGGTTCATTAAAACAAATAGACGCAATTGCAGAAGCTGTATAATCTCCAATTCCTTTAAGTTTTATAATTTCTTTATATGTTGATGGAAATTCACCATTTAGTTCATTTGCAATGTGTTTTGCACTATAATGAAGGTTTCTTGCACGCGAATAATAACCCAAACCTTGCCACATTTTTAAAACGGTACTTTCATCTGCTTTTGCAAGGTCGAAAACTGTCGGAAAT
This genomic window contains:
- a CDS encoding single-stranded DNA-binding protein, which gives rise to MAGTINKVILIGNLGDDVKMHYFDDQNCVGRFPIATSESYTSKQTGEKVTNTDWHNIVVRNGLAKVCEKYLSKGDKIYVEGKLKNRQWEQDGVKRYSTEVQVLEMTMLSTKKNADNPANSQPVNPAQQPTNTTSTQPEHKSVAPEENDDLPF
- the mutY gene encoding A/G-specific adenine glycosylase; its protein translation is MKFYNKLISWYLQNKRTLPWRETKNPYFIWLSEIMLQQTRVAQGLAYYLKFTETFPTVFDLAKADESTVLKMWQGLGYYSRARNLHYSAKHIANELNGEFPSTYKEIIKLKGIGDYTASAIASICFNEPTAVVDGNVYRVLSRYFGISTAINSTAGIKEFKTIAQSLIDKKQPGTYNQAIMDFGALHCKPQNPLCDSCPFANSCVAFEKKLTKALPVKEKKIKIRKRYFNFLVIKTNNNKTILSERKGKGIWQGLYEFPLIETEQIINKNELISNQYFTDLFPNETTISLFNKKEIVHKLSHQHLYTQFWIVETKSLENATISWESIQDFPVPILISNFLEEFQPKN